In Selenomonas dianae, a genomic segment contains:
- a CDS encoding ABC transporter permease, with protein sequence MDLVIATTAQGVLWGLYALGVYLTYRVLDIADLTVEGSFPLGAAVAASMLVAGYTPLTAILAACAAGCIAGVVTGFFCTKLKIPALLAGILTMIGLYSINLRVMGKANLPLLQQETLFTEWNIWHLDTAANILLIGTVVVVLAVLLTYWFFGTELGTAIRATGANPHMIRANGVNTDVMIVLGLLLSNGMVAICGALVAQSNGFADVGMGTGTIVIGLASVIIGEVLFGTRSFKNWLISVVLGSIVYRAVIAIVLQLGMPPNDLKLFTAILVAIALSLPLIQSKYHAMKKGAE encoded by the coding sequence ATGGATCTCGTCATTGCGACGACGGCGCAGGGTGTCCTATGGGGACTCTATGCGCTTGGCGTCTATCTGACTTATCGTGTTTTGGATATTGCCGATCTGACGGTTGAGGGGAGTTTTCCGCTGGGGGCTGCTGTTGCCGCCTCTATGCTTGTGGCGGGCTATACGCCGCTGACGGCGATTCTCGCCGCGTGTGCGGCGGGGTGCATCGCGGGCGTTGTCACGGGATTCTTCTGTACGAAGCTCAAGATCCCCGCATTGCTCGCGGGCATTTTGACGATGATCGGGCTTTACTCCATCAATCTGCGTGTGATGGGCAAGGCAAATCTGCCGCTCCTGCAGCAGGAAACACTGTTTACTGAGTGGAATATCTGGCATCTCGATACGGCGGCGAACATTCTCCTCATTGGGACGGTTGTCGTTGTACTTGCGGTTCTGCTGACATATTGGTTCTTCGGAACAGAGTTGGGGACAGCGATCCGTGCGACGGGGGCGAATCCGCATATGATCCGTGCGAACGGTGTCAATACAGATGTGATGATCGTTCTCGGACTGCTTCTCTCGAATGGGATGGTTGCGATCTGCGGCGCACTCGTGGCACAGAGCAACGGATTTGCCGATGTCGGTATGGGAACGGGCACGATCGTCATCGGGCTCGCATCCGTTATCATTGGTGAAGTGCTTTTTGGCACGCGCAGCTTCAAGAACTGGCTGATCTCCGTTGTCCTCGGCTCGATTGTCTATCGTGCGGTTATTGCGATTGTTCTGCAGCTTGGTATGCCGCCGAATGATCTCAAGCTCTTCACAGCGATTCTTGTCGCGATTGCACTCTCGCTGCCCCTCATCCAGTCGAAATACCATGCGATGAAGAAGGGGGCGGAGTGA
- a CDS encoding cysteine desulfurase: MNGRPIVYLDNGATTQKPEAVIKAVADYCTYCNANPHRGAYELSVKATDIYETARVRTQKFIGAARPEEIVFTKNATEALNLVAYSYGRANIREGDEIVITILEHHSNIVPWQFVAKARGATLKYIYLAEDGNLSAEDIAEQITEKTKIVAVTHVSNVLGLVNDVRTIADRAHTVGAVIVVDGSQSVPHIAVDVQAMDADFFAFSGHKMLSPMGIGVLYGKYDILDAMPPFLFGGDMIDYVGEQETTFAELPAKFEAGTQNVSGASGLIAAIDYLEKVGFDRIETIERDLISYALPKLRELPFVELYGCDSTQGNKTGIITFNVKDVHPHDVASILDSYGVAIRAGHHCAQPLMRYLGQNATCRASFYLYNTHEDIDRFIEALKNVRGVLGYGD; this comes from the coding sequence ATGAACGGTCGCCCCATTGTCTACCTCGACAACGGTGCGACGACGCAGAAGCCGGAGGCGGTCATCAAGGCGGTCGCCGACTACTGCACCTACTGCAACGCGAATCCGCATCGGGGCGCATACGAGCTGTCGGTGAAGGCAACGGACATCTACGAAACGGCGCGTGTGCGGACGCAGAAATTCATCGGCGCGGCACGCCCCGAGGAGATCGTCTTTACGAAGAACGCGACGGAGGCGCTGAATCTCGTCGCATACAGCTATGGGCGTGCGAATATCCGCGAGGGCGATGAGATTGTTATCACGATCTTGGAGCATCATAGCAATATTGTTCCGTGGCAGTTCGTTGCAAAGGCGCGCGGGGCGACGCTCAAGTACATCTATCTTGCGGAGGACGGCAACCTATCGGCAGAGGATATTGCGGAACAGATTACGGAAAAGACGAAAATCGTCGCTGTGACCCATGTGTCGAACGTGCTCGGGCTTGTCAACGATGTGCGTACGATTGCCGACCGCGCTCATACAGTCGGGGCGGTGATCGTCGTAGACGGATCGCAGAGCGTTCCGCATATCGCGGTGGATGTACAGGCGATGGACGCGGATTTCTTCGCATTCTCGGGGCATAAGATGCTCTCCCCAATGGGCATCGGCGTGCTCTACGGGAAGTATGACATCCTCGACGCGATGCCGCCGTTCCTCTTTGGCGGCGATATGATCGACTATGTTGGCGAGCAGGAAACAACATTCGCAGAACTGCCGGCGAAGTTCGAGGCGGGAACGCAGAATGTCAGCGGTGCATCGGGGCTGATCGCTGCGATTGATTATCTTGAAAAGGTTGGATTTGACCGCATCGAAACGATCGAGCGCGATCTCATTTCCTACGCGCTGCCGAAGCTGCGCGAATTGCCCTTTGTGGAGCTCTACGGCTGTGACAGTACACAGGGCAACAAGACGGGCATTATCACGTTCAACGTGAAGGACGTACACCCGCATGACGTTGCGTCGATTCTCGACAGCTACGGTGTTGCGATCCGTGCGGGGCATCACTGTGCGCAGCCACTGATGCGCTATCTCGGGCAGAATGCAACCTGCCGTGCGAGTTTCTACCTCTACAACACGCACGAGGACATCGACCGGTTCATTGAGGCACTGAAAAATGTACGGGGGGTGCTCGGCTATGGCGACTGA
- the sufC gene encoding Fe-S cluster assembly ATPase SufC — protein sequence MADVLLQIKDLHAGVEGKEILKGLDLTVRKGEVHVILGPNGSGKSTLMNVIMGHPKYEMTGGSLVLEGEDIGGLRAFERARRGLFLAFQTPEEIPGITVENMIRTARQMMTGEKVKLMPFRKELSEMMAELKIDPSYAQRYLNVGFSGGEKKRSEVLQLLMLQPKLALLDETDSGLDVDAVQIVSEGVSKFHTAENSCLIITHNARILDKLKVDRVHVVAQGKIVREGGAEIIQQINKEGFANILASQGQVG from the coding sequence ATGGCAGATGTATTGCTGCAAATAAAGGATCTTCACGCGGGCGTGGAGGGCAAGGAGATTCTCAAGGGACTTGATCTCACCGTTCGCAAGGGTGAGGTGCACGTGATCCTCGGTCCGAACGGTTCCGGCAAGTCGACGCTGATGAATGTCATCATGGGGCATCCGAAGTATGAGATGACGGGGGGCAGCCTCGTGCTTGAGGGGGAGGACATCGGCGGGCTGCGTGCGTTCGAGCGCGCACGGCGCGGGCTGTTCCTCGCGTTCCAGACCCCCGAGGAGATCCCCGGCATCACGGTGGAGAATATGATCCGCACGGCACGTCAGATGATGACGGGCGAAAAGGTGAAGCTCATGCCGTTCCGCAAGGAACTGAGCGAAATGATGGCAGAGCTGAAGATCGACCCGAGCTATGCACAGCGTTATCTGAACGTTGGCTTTTCGGGCGGCGAGAAGAAGCGCAGTGAGGTCTTGCAGCTGCTCATGCTTCAGCCGAAGTTGGCACTGCTTGACGAGACCGATTCGGGGCTCGATGTGGATGCTGTACAGATTGTGTCCGAGGGTGTGTCAAAATTCCATACAGCGGAGAATTCCTGTCTCATCATTACACATAACGCGCGTATCCTCGACAAGCTGAAGGTGGATCGTGTGCACGTCGTCGCGCAGGGGAAAATTGTGCGTGAGGGCGGTGCAGAGATTATTCAGCAGATCAACAAGGAAGGCTTTGCCAATATCCTTGCGTCGCAGGGGCAAGTGGGGTGA
- a CDS encoding ABC transporter ATP-binding protein: protein MIELLNVGFQYQDRAQRSIGGNSCTAGAGEVLVIAGESGCGKSTLLRCINGLCPQFYEGTAEGQVLLAGQDVQNLRIGDISRIAATVFQNPDNQFFTLDVLSDLVFGCENFGVPHYEIERRLRSVVETLSLERFLGRKFSELSGGEKQKIAIGSALMLECKILLLDEPSANLDYSSIALLRRTIEELKERGYTIVVAEHRLYYLHGVCDQLIIMEQGTIVRRYCGAEMDVLDNKALNAFGIRGFELFHTRAACEHAAPAMGGAELLSLDHISFGYVRGQDVLRDVTFSMRAGDRIALLGRNGCGKSTLAKVICGLLKERGGCVRVGGTPLAVPKRYTAVSYVMQNVDFQIFGSSLYNDLLLGNEGAEDIDARIRTVLDAFRLLPLIDEHPMRLSMGQKQRLVIAAACLLHKRIGIFDEPTSGLDYANMRTVCTLIDAFTGMENAAVIITHDYEFIMHSCNRVILLEDGRIAEDFELRDAAVLERLFRERIG, encoded by the coding sequence ATGATTGAGTTACTGAATGTAGGCTTTCAATATCAGGACAGAGCGCAGCGTAGCATCGGCGGGAACTCCTGCACGGCAGGGGCGGGCGAGGTGCTTGTGATTGCGGGGGAGAGCGGCTGCGGGAAGTCAACGCTCCTGCGCTGCATCAACGGTCTCTGCCCGCAGTTTTACGAGGGTACGGCGGAGGGGCAGGTTCTCCTCGCCGGACAGGATGTGCAGAACCTCCGCATCGGAGATATTTCACGGATTGCAGCGACGGTGTTCCAGAATCCCGACAATCAGTTCTTTACGCTCGATGTGCTGTCCGACCTCGTGTTTGGCTGTGAAAACTTCGGTGTACCGCACTATGAGATCGAGCGTCGGCTGCGCTCGGTGGTGGAAACACTTTCGCTTGAGCGCTTTCTTGGACGGAAGTTCTCGGAGCTGTCGGGCGGGGAGAAGCAGAAGATTGCGATTGGCTCGGCACTGATGCTGGAGTGCAAGATTCTGCTGCTGGACGAGCCGTCGGCAAATCTGGACTATTCATCGATCGCGCTTCTTCGCCGTACGATTGAGGAACTGAAGGAGCGAGGATATACCATCGTGGTGGCGGAGCACCGCCTCTACTATCTGCACGGCGTATGCGACCAACTCATCATTATGGAGCAGGGGACGATTGTGCGCCGCTATTGCGGTGCGGAGATGGACGTGCTTGACAACAAGGCATTGAACGCGTTCGGCATACGCGGCTTCGAGCTTTTCCATACGCGTGCGGCGTGTGAGCACGCTGCTCCTGCAATGGGCGGTGCAGAGCTGCTGTCACTCGATCATATTTCGTTTGGCTATGTGCGCGGGCAGGATGTCTTGCGCGATGTCACGTTCTCCATGCGCGCGGGCGACCGCATCGCACTCCTCGGGCGTAACGGCTGCGGCAAGAGTACGCTTGCAAAGGTGATCTGCGGGCTGCTGAAGGAACGCGGCGGCTGTGTCCGTGTCGGCGGAACACCGCTCGCCGTCCCCAAACGCTATACGGCGGTCAGCTATGTGATGCAGAATGTGGATTTTCAGATCTTCGGCTCAAGCCTATACAATGATCTCCTGCTTGGCAACGAAGGTGCGGAGGACATTGATGCGCGGATTCGCACGGTGCTCGATGCGTTCCGTCTGCTGCCGCTGATCGACGAGCACCCGATGCGGCTGTCGATGGGGCAGAAGCAGCGGCTTGTGATTGCCGCCGCCTGTCTCCTGCACAAGCGTATCGGCATCTTCGACGAGCCGACGAGTGGACTGGACTATGCCAATATGCGGACGGTCTGCACACTGATCGACGCATTCACGGGGATGGAGAACGCCGCCGTTATCATTACGCACGATTACGAGTTTATCATGCACTCATGCAATCGCGTCATTTTGCTTGAGGACGGGCGCATTGCGGAGGACTTTGAACTGCGCGATGCAGCTGTGCTTGAGCGACTGTTCCGTGAGCGTATCGGGTAG
- the sufU gene encoding Fe-S cluster assembly sulfur transfer protein SufU: MATEGAAISDLYTEVIGEHSRSPENKGALASATVRERGHNPSCGDEITLELEIADGIIKDGGFTGVGCAISQASTDIMIDLMRGKTVEEAHRLAQLFTAMIKREVTDDSALAELDEAIALKNISNMPARVKCAVLAWHTLEDVLNEGQTS; the protein is encoded by the coding sequence ATGGCGACTGAGGGAGCGGCGATCAGCGATCTCTATACGGAGGTCATTGGCGAGCACAGCCGCTCGCCCGAGAACAAGGGCGCACTCGCCTCCGCAACGGTGCGTGAGCGTGGACACAACCCAAGCTGCGGCGATGAGATCACGCTTGAGCTTGAGATTGCGGACGGCATCATCAAGGACGGCGGCTTTACAGGTGTCGGCTGTGCGATTTCGCAGGCAAGCACGGACATCATGATCGACCTCATGCGCGGCAAGACGGTCGAGGAGGCGCACAGGCTTGCGCAGCTCTTCACTGCGATGATCAAGCGCGAGGTGACGGATGACAGTGCTCTTGCGGAGCTGGATGAAGCCATCGCGCTCAAGAATATCTCGAACATGCCCGCGCGCGTGAAATGCGCGGTGCTTGCATGGCATACGCTTGAAGATGTGTTGAATGAAGGACAAACGTCATAA
- a CDS encoding energy-coupling factor transporter transmembrane component T, which produces MLYLNLLLMCVLISSGRQEVLILSFLLSILVFATVGRAAQTVKFILGFLVLLVLQYGAELLRGTDLPRGLIFVPQLIAFIALRIYPFVVLGIALKKSTNIAEITTALSRLHLHRGIVLSIVVMIRYLPALKDDFRVIVDAMRLKGIPVSLGYVVRHPMKAIEYFVVPMLFRSEKITEEFSGAALVKGYEYSGTRTSYFDVRMGGKDWAMIFLAPFAFALCLTVV; this is translated from the coding sequence ATGTTATATTTGAATCTGCTGCTCATGTGCGTTCTGATCTCTTCAGGGCGGCAGGAGGTGTTGATTCTGTCCTTTCTACTCTCGATTCTTGTCTTTGCAACGGTTGGCAGGGCGGCGCAGACGGTGAAGTTTATCCTCGGCTTTCTCGTGCTGCTTGTGCTCCAATATGGGGCGGAGCTGCTGCGCGGCACGGATTTGCCGCGCGGATTGATTTTCGTGCCGCAGCTGATTGCCTTTATCGCACTGCGCATCTATCCGTTCGTCGTGCTCGGCATTGCGCTCAAGAAGAGCACGAATATCGCGGAGATCACGACGGCACTCTCGCGTCTGCATCTTCATCGGGGCATCGTCCTCAGCATTGTGGTGATGATCCGCTATCTGCCTGCGCTGAAGGACGATTTTCGCGTGATTGTGGATGCCATGCGTCTCAAGGGGATTCCCGTCTCGCTCGGCTACGTCGTGCGTCATCCGATGAAGGCAATCGAGTATTTCGTTGTGCCGATGCTGTTCCGCAGTGAGAAGATCACGGAGGAGTTCTCGGGCGCGGCACTCGTCAAGGGCTATGAATACAGTGGGACGCGCACGTCCTATTTCGATGTCCGCATGGGTGGCAAGGATTGGGCGATGATCTTCCTTGCGCCGTTTGCCTTTGCGCTCTGTCTTACTGTTGTTTGA
- a CDS encoding SufB/SufD family protein, whose translation MAMQDVFSRIPMPTWRWLGVNDLPVPAGLADTKDEIRLSVAAGERSKHIVELRENGAQEIYVDVAEGAELSLAYIQFVPTDAPAASRIHANVARGGLFSCTLVEVGAAHTASELRVTLVGDEARADVWGLYFGDEERKIDLNYIIRQEGRRTDANMQVRGALLDHSVKTFRGTLDFIQGARGSVGKEDEEVMILSPHARNRSVPLMLSHEGDVDGHHAVSIGRMDEDKLFYLMSRGLDERAAQQLMVEASFEPVLMRIESDELRTEIGSYLERRLLGGTQE comes from the coding sequence ATGGCAATGCAGGATGTATTCAGCCGTATCCCCATGCCGACATGGCGTTGGCTCGGGGTCAATGATCTCCCCGTGCCTGCGGGGCTTGCGGATACCAAAGATGAAATCAGGCTCTCCGTCGCTGCGGGAGAGCGTTCAAAACATATTGTGGAGCTGCGCGAAAATGGGGCGCAGGAGATCTATGTGGATGTCGCCGAGGGAGCAGAGTTATCGCTCGCCTACATCCAGTTTGTACCGACGGACGCGCCTGCGGCGAGCCGCATTCACGCAAACGTAGCGCGTGGGGGTCTGTTCTCCTGTACGCTTGTCGAGGTGGGGGCGGCACATACGGCATCGGAACTGCGCGTGACGCTCGTGGGCGATGAGGCGCGCGCGGATGTCTGGGGGCTGTACTTTGGGGATGAGGAGCGCAAGATCGACCTCAACTATATCATCCGTCAGGAAGGCCGCCGTACGGATGCGAATATGCAGGTGCGCGGTGCTCTGTTGGATCATAGTGTCAAGACGTTCCGCGGGACACTGGACTTCATTCAGGGGGCGCGTGGCTCGGTCGGCAAGGAGGACGAGGAGGTCATGATCCTCTCGCCCCATGCACGCAACCGCAGCGTTCCGCTCATGCTCTCACATGAGGGTGATGTGGACGGGCATCACGCAGTCAGTATCGGGCGGATGGACGAGGACAAACTCTTCTATCTGATGAGCCGAGGGCTTGACGAGCGTGCGGCGCAGCAGTTGATGGTTGAAGCGTCCTTTGAGCCGGTATTGATGCGTATTGAGAGTGATGAACTGCGCACGGAGATCGGCAGCTACCTTGAGAGGAGACTTTTGGGTGGAACGCAGGAATAA
- a CDS encoding ABC transporter substrate-binding protein gives MRMKKLAKCAALGIAALGILVSAGCGEQTAKGDKTYKVGIVQLVEHSSLDDANRGFVDGLKERGYEEGKNLTIDRQNAQADQSNLQNIVQRFISDKVDLICAIATPAVQSAANATKEIPVVGTAVTDYVSAKVVKSNDAPGGNVTGTSDLTPIAEQIDLLMKLYPNAKTIGTIYSSSEVNSEIQVKAMKEYAESKGLTVRVATISTVNDIQQAAQSIINDVDVFYEPTDNVIASAMPTLTSVTDPAGKGVICGYVGGVTAGALATKGIDYYKLGVQTGHMAADILAGKAKPSEMKIETAHDLVVVINKKNAEKIGLTIPADVLSGATIVP, from the coding sequence ATGCGGATGAAAAAACTCGCAAAATGCGCTGCGCTCGGCATCGCTGCCCTCGGGATTCTGGTGTCGGCAGGATGCGGAGAGCAGACGGCGAAGGGGGACAAGACCTACAAAGTCGGCATTGTCCAGCTCGTGGAGCACAGCTCGCTCGATGACGCGAATCGCGGGTTCGTGGACGGACTCAAGGAACGCGGCTACGAGGAGGGCAAGAACCTCACGATTGATCGCCAGAACGCGCAGGCGGATCAGTCAAATCTCCAGAATATTGTCCAGCGTTTCATCAGCGACAAGGTGGATCTCATCTGCGCGATTGCAACTCCTGCGGTGCAGTCGGCGGCAAATGCGACGAAGGAGATCCCCGTTGTTGGTACGGCGGTGACGGACTATGTGAGTGCGAAGGTTGTAAAGTCGAACGATGCGCCGGGCGGAAATGTCACGGGGACAAGTGACCTCACGCCGATTGCCGAGCAGATCGACCTCCTTATGAAACTCTATCCAAACGCAAAGACCATTGGCACGATTTACTCGTCCAGTGAGGTCAACTCCGAGATTCAGGTCAAGGCGATGAAGGAATATGCCGAGTCGAAGGGATTGACGGTGCGTGTCGCGACGATCTCGACGGTCAACGATATTCAGCAGGCGGCGCAAAGCATCATCAACGATGTGGATGTATTCTATGAGCCGACGGACAATGTGATTGCATCGGCGATGCCGACGCTTACGAGCGTTACCGATCCTGCGGGCAAAGGTGTGATCTGCGGCTATGTCGGCGGCGTTACCGCCGGAGCTCTCGCGACCAAGGGGATTGACTACTACAAGCTCGGCGTCCAGACGGGTCATATGGCGGCGGATATTCTTGCGGGGAAGGCAAAGCCGTCGGAGATGAAGATTGAGACCGCGCACGATCTCGTGGTTGTCATCAATAAGAAGAATGCAGAGAAAATCGGTCTGACGATTCCTGCCGATGTACTGAGCGGCGCGACGATTGTGCCGTAA
- a CDS encoding ABC transporter substrate-binding protein has protein sequence MRMTTAVKALALGIAVLGLGMMAGCGGDQKASGEKSYKIGIVQLVEHNALDAANRGFVDGLKARGYEEGKNLTIDRQNAQADQSNLQNIAQRFVSDKVDLICAIATPAAQTVANATKEIPIVGTAITDYVSAKLAQTNEKPGANITGTSDLNPIKEQIDLLIKLYPNAKTIGTIYSSSEINSEIQIKAMKEYAESKGLKVRAATVSTVNDIPQAAQSLVGDVDVFYEPTDNVISSSIPTLVGVTDAAGKAVICAEPFMVTGGCLATYGIDYYKLGVQTGDMAADILEGKKKPADMPIETARDLSLIISKGSAEKLGLTIPEDVLKDATLVD, from the coding sequence ATGCGGATGACAACGGCAGTGAAAGCACTCGCTCTTGGCATCGCAGTGCTTGGGCTCGGTATGATGGCGGGCTGCGGCGGCGATCAGAAGGCGAGCGGTGAGAAGTCGTATAAGATCGGCATTGTCCAGCTGGTCGAGCACAATGCTCTCGATGCGGCGAATCGCGGGTTCGTGGACGGACTCAAGGCGCGCGGCTACGAGGAGGGCAAGAACCTCACGATTGACCGCCAGAATGCACAGGCGGATCAGTCGAACCTCCAGAACATTGCACAGCGTTTCGTCAGCGACAAGGTGGATCTCATCTGTGCCATTGCGACCCCTGCGGCGCAGACTGTGGCGAATGCGACGAAGGAGATCCCCATCGTCGGCACGGCGATTACGGACTATGTGAGTGCGAAGCTCGCGCAGACAAACGAGAAGCCGGGTGCAAACATCACGGGGACGAGCGACCTCAACCCGATCAAGGAACAGATTGACCTGCTCATCAAGCTCTATCCGAATGCAAAGACCATCGGCACGATCTACTCCTCAAGCGAGATCAACTCCGAGATCCAGATCAAGGCGATGAAGGAGTATGCCGAGTCGAAGGGGCTCAAGGTACGTGCAGCGACGGTTTCAACGGTCAACGATATTCCACAGGCGGCACAGAGCCTTGTGGGGGATGTGGACGTGTTCTATGAGCCGACGGACAATGTCATTTCCTCCTCGATCCCGACGCTCGTCGGCGTGACGGATGCGGCAGGCAAGGCGGTGATCTGTGCCGAGCCGTTCATGGTGACGGGTGGATGTCTCGCGACCTACGGCATCGACTACTACAAGCTCGGCGTGCAGACGGGCGACATGGCGGCGGACATCCTTGAGGGAAAGAAGAAACCTGCGGATATGCCGATTGAGACGGCACGCGATCTCTCGCTCATCATCAGTAAGGGGAGCGCGGAGAAGCTGGGACTTACGATTCCGGAGGATGTGCTGAAGGATGCCACTCTGGTGGACTAA
- the sufB gene encoding Fe-S cluster assembly protein SufB has protein sequence MGDFVPKKKTQVADIERTIYDITNEDRSAYKSQSGLTEEIICDISVKKNDPKWMLDFRLKSLDVYHAMPMPAWGPDLSELNMDEIVTYVRPDAKMVGDWNEVPEDIKDTFDRLGIPEAEKTSLAGVGAQYDSEVVYHSIQESLVAQGVVYTDMETALQEYGDIVQQYFMTLVPPKAHKFAALHGAVWSGGSFVYVPEGIKVDIPLQSYFRLNAAGAGQFEHTLIIVEKGASLHFIEGCSAPKYNVTNLHAGCVELFVKEGARLRYSTIENWSRNMMNLNTKRVKVEKDGAVEWVSGSFGSHVSMLYPTSILHGENATCEFTGITFASKGQELDTGATVIFDAPHTSANISTRSISKSGGVAIYRSGVKVTPRAVGAKCSVNCESLMLDSESRSDTLPVMDVACDAVDIGHEAKIGRISDEAIFYLMSRGIDEEEARAMIVRGFVEPIAKELPLEYAVEMNNLVNIELEGTMG, from the coding sequence ATGGGGGATTTCGTACCGAAGAAAAAGACGCAGGTCGCCGACATCGAGCGGACGATCTACGATATTACGAATGAGGATCGCTCGGCGTATAAGTCGCAGTCGGGTCTGACGGAGGAGATTATCTGTGACATTTCGGTAAAGAAGAATGATCCGAAGTGGATGCTCGATTTTCGTCTGAAATCATTGGATGTTTACCACGCGATGCCGATGCCTGCATGGGGGCCTGATCTCTCCGAGCTGAATATGGATGAGATCGTGACCTATGTGCGCCCCGATGCGAAGATGGTCGGGGACTGGAACGAGGTGCCCGAGGACATCAAGGATACGTTCGACCGTTTGGGCATTCCCGAGGCGGAGAAAACGTCGCTCGCGGGCGTCGGCGCACAGTATGACTCCGAGGTGGTCTACCACTCGATTCAAGAGTCGCTCGTGGCTCAGGGCGTTGTGTATACGGATATGGAGACGGCGCTTCAGGAATACGGTGACATTGTGCAGCAGTATTTCATGACGCTTGTGCCGCCGAAGGCGCATAAGTTTGCCGCGCTGCACGGTGCAGTCTGGTCGGGCGGCTCGTTCGTCTACGTGCCCGAGGGGATCAAGGTGGACATTCCATTGCAGTCCTACTTCCGTCTGAATGCGGCGGGGGCAGGACAGTTTGAGCATACGCTCATCATCGTGGAGAAGGGTGCGAGCCTGCATTTCATTGAGGGGTGCTCTGCGCCGAAATACAATGTGACGAACCTCCATGCGGGCTGTGTCGAGCTGTTCGTCAAGGAGGGGGCGCGGCTGCGCTACTCGACGATTGAGAACTGGTCGCGCAATATGATGAATCTCAATACGAAGCGTGTGAAGGTGGAGAAGGACGGCGCGGTCGAGTGGGTCTCCGGCTCGTTCGGTTCCCACGTCTCCATGCTCTACCCGACGAGCATTCTGCACGGTGAGAATGCGACCTGTGAGTTCACGGGGATTACGTTTGCCTCGAAGGGGCAGGAGCTGGACACGGGCGCGACGGTGATCTTTGACGCGCCGCATACGTCGGCGAATATCAGTACGCGCTCGATCTCGAAGTCGGGCGGTGTCGCGATCTACCGCAGCGGGGTCAAGGTGACGCCGCGTGCAGTGGGGGCAAAGTGCTCGGTCAACTGCGAGTCGCTCATGTTGGACTCGGAGTCGCGCAGTGATACGCTGCCCGTGATGGATGTCGCGTGCGATGCGGTGGACATCGGGCATGAGGCGAAGATCGGGCGGATCAGCGACGAGGCGATTTTCTATCTGATGAGTCGCGGGATCGACGAGGAGGAGGCGCGTGCGATGATTGTGCGCGGCTTTGTCGAGCCGATTGCGAAAGAACTGCCGCTTGAGTATGCGGTTGAGATGAACAACTTGGTCAATATTGAATTGGAAGGAACGATGGGGTGA
- a CDS encoding MptD family putative ECF transporter S component, with product MNAWKISDFVLIGILSALYGVLVLGIGALTVLLSPAMHALSPALIGVLLGTVFLFVVKKIPKFGAITLFAAISTALFAGFSGMMYVPFVGSVTAVALAVDLAVRALGQRIPILAAGYGLIQASYVFGGAIPMLFFLEQNIQRWQEMGMDMQTIQHFVEHSTGVFLAAGMGIAFMGGFIGVYIGKRILKKHFKELS from the coding sequence ATGAATGCTTGGAAAATCAGCGACTTTGTCCTGATCGGTATACTCTCGGCGCTGTACGGCGTGCTCGTGCTCGGCATCGGTGCGCTGACGGTGCTGCTCTCGCCCGCGATGCACGCGCTGAGTCCTGCGCTCATCGGCGTGCTGCTCGGTACGGTGTTCCTCTTTGTGGTGAAGAAGATCCCGAAGTTCGGCGCAATCACGCTGTTTGCGGCGATCAGTACGGCGCTCTTTGCGGGATTCTCGGGGATGATGTATGTGCCGTTTGTCGGCTCGGTGACGGCGGTCGCACTCGCGGTGGATCTCGCGGTGCGTGCGCTCGGTCAGCGGATTCCTATACTCGCAGCGGGCTATGGATTGATACAGGCATCCTATGTGTTTGGCGGAGCGATCCCGATGCTGTTCTTCCTTGAGCAGAATATCCAACGGTGGCAGGAGATGGGGATGGATATGCAGACGATTCAGCACTTTGTCGAGCACAGTACGGGTGTATTTCTCGCGGCGGGCATGGGGATTGCGTTCATGGGTGGCTTTATCGGCGTCTATATCGGAAAGAGGATTTTGAAGAAGCATTTTAAGGAATTGAGTTAA